Proteins encoded within one genomic window of Saccharopolyspora pogona:
- the pgeF gene encoding peptidoglycan editing factor PgeF: MRIRRVITTREGGSSRPPFDSFNLGGRVGDDPAALAANQRKLADGIGLPEDRLVWMEQIHGRAATVVDGPQPEPVEATDALVTAEPNLALIALTADCVPVLLGDPETGVVSAVHAGRVGARVGVLVAALKAMQEAGARLDRIEALLGPAACGECYEVPAEMQADVEKHLPGSACKTRKGTTGLDLRAGLWEQLAAAGIAKIGVDPRCTMESPELYSHRRDQGCTGRFAAVIWAEPEETE; this comes from the coding sequence GTGCGGATTCGGCGCGTGATCACCACGCGGGAGGGCGGGAGTTCCCGGCCGCCTTTCGACTCCTTCAACCTGGGTGGCCGGGTCGGCGACGACCCCGCCGCCCTGGCGGCGAACCAGCGCAAGCTGGCGGACGGAATCGGCCTGCCCGAGGACCGTCTGGTGTGGATGGAGCAGATCCACGGGCGCGCCGCGACTGTCGTGGACGGGCCGCAGCCCGAGCCGGTGGAAGCCACCGATGCGCTGGTGACCGCGGAGCCGAACCTGGCGCTGATCGCGCTCACCGCGGACTGCGTGCCGGTGCTGCTCGGCGACCCGGAAACCGGCGTGGTCTCCGCGGTCCACGCCGGGCGGGTCGGCGCTCGCGTCGGAGTCCTCGTCGCGGCGCTGAAGGCGATGCAGGAGGCCGGCGCCCGGTTGGACCGCATCGAGGCGCTGCTCGGCCCGGCGGCCTGCGGCGAGTGCTACGAAGTGCCCGCCGAGATGCAGGCCGACGTCGAGAAGCACCTGCCCGGCAGCGCGTGCAAGACCCGCAAGGGCACCACCGGGCTCGACCTGCGGGCGGGGCTCTGGGAGCAGCTGGCCGCCGCCGGGATCGCCAAGATCGGCGTCGACCCGCGCTGCACCATGGAATCCCCGGAGCTCTACAGCCATCGCCGCGACCAAGGGTGCACCGGTCGGTTCGCCGCGGTGATCTGGGCCGAGCCGGAGGAGACCGAGTGA
- a CDS encoding YggS family pyridoxal phosphate-dependent enzyme has protein sequence MSEELRRAELAESLREVRDRVDRACRAAGRQPEEVELLAVTKTFPASDAALLADLGMTEFAENREQEARGKVADFVALRPEATARWHMVGQLQRNKARAVVRWADVVESVDSERLAEALGRAIANALDAGERQRPLDVLLQVSLDKAVGRGGCRPEDVPALADMIMRTSDLRLRGVMAVAPLGGEPDVAFATLSVISERLRRDHPEAVEVSAGMSGDLESAVAHGSTRVRVGTALLGGRRLTSP, from the coding sequence GTGAGCGAGGAGTTGCGGCGGGCCGAGTTGGCGGAGTCGCTGCGGGAGGTCCGCGACCGGGTCGACCGGGCCTGCCGCGCGGCCGGGCGGCAGCCCGAAGAGGTCGAGCTGCTCGCGGTGACCAAGACCTTCCCGGCGTCGGACGCGGCCCTGCTGGCCGATCTTGGGATGACCGAGTTCGCCGAGAACCGGGAGCAGGAGGCGCGCGGCAAGGTCGCCGATTTCGTCGCGCTGCGGCCGGAGGCGACGGCGCGCTGGCACATGGTCGGGCAGCTGCAACGGAACAAGGCCCGGGCGGTGGTCCGGTGGGCCGACGTGGTCGAGTCGGTGGACAGCGAGCGGCTCGCCGAGGCGCTGGGCCGCGCCATCGCGAACGCCCTGGACGCGGGCGAGCGGCAGCGGCCGTTGGACGTCTTGTTGCAGGTGAGCCTGGACAAGGCGGTCGGGCGCGGGGGCTGCCGCCCGGAGGACGTGCCCGCACTGGCCGATATGATCATGCGGACGAGTGATCTTAGGCTGCGGGGTGTGATGGCCGTCGCCCCGTTGGGTGGCGAACCCGATGTGGCTTTTGCCACACTTTCCGTGATCTCCGAGCGGCTGCGCAGAGATCACCCCGAAGCTGTCGAAGTGTCGGCGGGCATGTCCGGCGACCTGGAAAGTGCCGTTGCCCACGGCTCGACCCGGGTGCGTGTCGGAACCGCGTTGCTCGGTGGGCGGCGGTTAACCTCGCCGTAG
- a CDS encoding cell division protein SepF, which produces MSALHKLKAYFGMVPADEVDEYDDEAGYRDRYSDADRDVYDGPAERVPTRRRVGTRGGYQAEAEAESESFVEEYREPAPRPRRQWTPDSPVRSAAPADPPREPVSRLRAVTDTGTQFNLSKITTLHPRSYSEARTIGEQYRDGTPVIMNLTEMEEADAKRLVDFAAGLAFALRGSIEKVTNRVFLLSPPNVDVAAEDKRRLAEGAFFNYG; this is translated from the coding sequence ATGAGCGCTTTGCACAAGTTGAAGGCCTACTTCGGCATGGTCCCGGCCGACGAGGTGGACGAATACGACGACGAGGCCGGATACCGCGACCGGTACTCCGACGCCGACCGCGACGTCTACGACGGCCCGGCCGAGCGGGTGCCAACCCGTAGGCGGGTCGGCACCCGCGGCGGCTACCAGGCGGAAGCCGAAGCGGAATCGGAGAGCTTCGTCGAGGAGTACCGCGAACCGGCGCCACGGCCGCGCAGGCAGTGGACACCGGACTCACCGGTGCGCAGTGCGGCACCCGCGGATCCGCCGCGGGAGCCGGTCTCGCGGCTGCGCGCTGTGACCGACACGGGCACCCAGTTCAACTTGAGTAAGATCACAACCCTGCACCCGCGCAGCTACAGCGAGGCCCGCACGATCGGCGAGCAGTACCGGGACGGCACGCCGGTGATCATGAACCTGACCGAGATGGAGGAGGCCGACGCCAAGCGTCTGGTCGACTTCGCCGCCGGTCTGGCATTCGCGCTGCGGGGCTCGATAGAGAAGGTCACGAACCGCGTGTTCTTGCTCTCACCGCCGAACGTGGACGTCGCGGCGGAGGACAAGCGGCGCTTGGCCGAGGGTGCCTTTTTCAACTACGGGTGA
- a CDS encoding YggT family protein: MNLVQIVLFYVLFFFWLLLTARIVIELVRVFARDWRPVGGVAIALESIYTVTDPPVKLVRRVIPTVRIGGVGLDLSIMVLLLVVFILMRLVQPG, encoded by the coding sequence GTGAACCTGGTGCAGATCGTCCTGTTTTACGTTCTGTTCTTCTTCTGGCTGCTGCTCACGGCCCGTATTGTGATCGAACTCGTTCGGGTGTTCGCTCGCGATTGGCGGCCCGTTGGGGGGGTTGCAATCGCGTTGGAGAGCATCTACACAGTGACCGACCCACCCGTAAAGTTGGTGCGTCGGGTGATTCCGACGGTCCGGATCGGCGGAGTCGGACTGGACCTATCGATTATGGTGCTGCTGCTGGTCGTGTTCATACTGATGCGACTGGTGCAACCTGGGTGA
- the wag31 gene encoding DivIVA-like cell division protein Wag31 — translation MGLTPADVHNVAFSKPPIGKRGYNEDEVDAFLDLVEAELARLVEENSDLRSQVEQRESQLQTAQVDLDEARSQAASVPSTPAAPPEEPRRLTPVPAPTAAEQTSPGGDHHVQAAKVLGLAQEMADRLTGEAKAEADGMLSEARTKSEQLLSEARSKSDSMVNESRTRAETMLNDARTRAETLERQARDKAASLERDAQRKHAEVMGNITSEKNALEKKIETLRTFEREYRTRLQTYLESQLRELQDRGSAAPADSSGGRSSGQQASYSFGARAAEAG, via the coding sequence GTGGGCTTGACCCCCGCGGACGTGCATAACGTCGCGTTCAGCAAACCGCCGATCGGTAAGCGGGGCTACAACGAGGACGAGGTGGACGCATTCCTCGACCTGGTTGAAGCCGAGCTTGCCCGGCTGGTGGAGGAGAACAGCGACCTGCGTAGCCAGGTGGAGCAGCGGGAGTCCCAGCTGCAGACCGCGCAGGTCGACCTGGACGAAGCCCGCAGCCAGGCGGCGTCCGTTCCCTCGACCCCAGCCGCCCCACCGGAGGAACCGCGCCGGCTCACCCCGGTTCCGGCGCCGACCGCCGCCGAGCAGACTTCCCCGGGCGGTGATCACCACGTGCAGGCCGCCAAGGTGCTGGGCCTCGCGCAGGAGATGGCCGACCGGCTTACCGGCGAAGCCAAGGCCGAGGCCGACGGCATGTTGTCCGAGGCGCGGACGAAGTCCGAGCAGCTGCTGTCCGAAGCGCGCTCGAAGTCCGACAGCATGGTCAACGAGTCCCGGACCCGGGCCGAGACGATGCTCAACGACGCCCGCACCCGGGCCGAGACGTTGGAGCGGCAGGCGCGCGACAAGGCCGCCAGCCTGGAGCGCGACGCGCAGCGCAAGCACGCCGAAGTGATGGGCAACATCACGTCGGAGAAGAACGCCCTCGAGAAGAAGATCGAGACCCTGCGCACGTTCGAGCGCGAGTACCGCACTCGACTGCAGACCTACCTGGAGTCGCAGCTGCGCGAACTGCAGGACCGGGGCTCGGCCGCGCCCGCCGACAGTAGCGGCGGCCGGTCGTCCGGTCAGCAGGCCAGCTACAGCTTCGGGGCGCGTGCGGCCGAAGCCGGCTGA
- the ileS gene encoding isoleucine--tRNA ligase, with product MAYPKVRFGDAGERGVAAQPAFPEIERQVLDFWADDKTFQASVQAREAGANGANEFVFYDGPPFANGLPHYGHLLTGYVKDVVPRYQTMRGRRVERRFGWDCHGLPAEVEAEKQLGITSKSEIETMGVAAFNEACRTSVLRYTSDWEAYVTRQARWVDFGNDYKTLDLDYMESVMWAFKTLWDKGLVYEGFRVLWYCWRCETPLSNTETRMDDVYRQRQDPAVTVGLRLDAPGKAFDGALALVWTTTPWTLPSNLAAAVHPEVDYVLVAPANSAERYVLAEARLGAYARELGEDVAEHVVARFKGTELLGTKYAPPFDFFVGRENAHQVLAADYVTTEDGTGLVHIAPAFGEEDKVVTDAANIEPVIPVDAHGKFTTEAPPYEGLHVFEANKQIIRDLKETGLLLRHETYDHPYPHCWRCDNALIQRAVSSWFVSVSQFKDRMVELNQQINWAPEHIRDGQFGKWLENARDWNISRNRYWGSPIPVWVSDDPAYPRTDVYGSLDELERDFGVRPANLHRPEIDELTRPNPDDPTGKSTMRRVPEVLDCWFESGSMPFAQVHYPFENSEWFEHHYPGDFIVEYNGQTRGWFYTLHVLATALFDRPAFANVLAHGIVLGHDGLKMSKSKRNYPDVNEVFDRDGSDAMRWFLMSSPILRGGDLVVTERGIRDAVRQAVLPLWNSWYFLALYANAEGVPGEFEVDSKHVLDRYVLAKTHELVGDVQSALDTFDLAGACAEVRDFLEVLTNWYVRRSRDRFWAGDRDAINTLHTVLEVTCRVVAPLLPLTAETVWRGLTGGRSVHLADWPLVDELPADAALVTAMDEVRQVCSAASALRKSNKLRVRLPLAKLVVATPDAEALRPFADLIRDEVNVKELELSTDVAAHCHFEIAVNARAAGPRLGRDVQKVIKAVKSGEWQRTGGTGGTVVAAGIELQDGEFEERLVSTDPGAASPLPGGKGLVVLDTEVTPELAAEGLARDVVRVVQQARKEADFQVSDRITVAISAPAEVLAAVESHRDFIAGETLANAVESGDVADGFTGSVGEGTEIKVAVTRV from the coding sequence ATGGCTTATCCCAAGGTTCGGTTCGGCGACGCCGGCGAGCGCGGCGTGGCTGCCCAGCCCGCGTTCCCCGAGATCGAGCGCCAGGTGCTGGATTTCTGGGCCGACGACAAGACCTTCCAGGCCTCGGTGCAGGCCCGCGAGGCCGGCGCGAACGGCGCCAACGAGTTCGTCTTCTACGACGGGCCGCCGTTCGCCAACGGACTGCCGCATTACGGGCACCTGCTCACCGGCTACGTCAAGGACGTGGTGCCGCGCTACCAGACGATGCGCGGCCGCCGGGTGGAGCGCCGGTTCGGTTGGGACTGCCACGGGCTGCCCGCGGAGGTCGAGGCGGAGAAGCAGCTCGGCATCACCTCGAAGTCCGAGATCGAGACGATGGGCGTCGCGGCGTTCAACGAGGCGTGCCGGACCTCGGTGCTGCGCTACACCTCCGACTGGGAGGCTTACGTCACCCGGCAGGCCCGGTGGGTGGACTTCGGGAACGACTACAAGACGCTCGACCTGGACTACATGGAAAGCGTCATGTGGGCGTTCAAGACCCTTTGGGACAAGGGTCTCGTCTACGAGGGCTTCCGGGTGCTCTGGTACTGCTGGCGCTGCGAGACGCCGCTGTCCAACACCGAAACGCGGATGGACGACGTCTACCGCCAGCGGCAGGACCCGGCGGTGACCGTTGGCCTGCGGCTGGACGCCCCGGGCAAGGCATTCGACGGCGCGCTGGCCCTGGTGTGGACGACGACGCCGTGGACGCTGCCTTCCAACCTGGCCGCCGCGGTGCACCCCGAGGTCGACTACGTGCTCGTCGCGCCGGCCAACAGCGCCGAGCGGTACGTGCTGGCCGAAGCCCGGCTCGGCGCGTACGCGCGGGAGCTCGGCGAGGATGTCGCCGAGCACGTCGTGGCCCGGTTCAAGGGGACCGAGCTGCTCGGCACGAAGTACGCGCCGCCGTTCGACTTCTTCGTGGGGCGGGAGAACGCGCATCAGGTGCTGGCGGCCGACTACGTCACGACCGAGGACGGCACCGGTCTGGTGCACATCGCGCCGGCCTTCGGTGAAGAGGACAAGGTCGTTACCGACGCCGCGAACATCGAGCCGGTGATCCCGGTCGACGCGCACGGCAAGTTCACCACCGAGGCCCCGCCGTACGAGGGGCTGCACGTCTTCGAGGCCAACAAGCAGATCATCCGGGACCTCAAGGAGACCGGCCTGCTGCTGCGGCACGAGACCTACGACCACCCGTACCCGCACTGCTGGCGCTGCGACAACGCGCTGATCCAGCGGGCGGTGTCGTCGTGGTTCGTGTCGGTCAGCCAGTTCAAGGACCGGATGGTCGAGCTGAACCAGCAGATCAACTGGGCGCCGGAGCACATCCGCGATGGCCAGTTCGGCAAGTGGCTGGAGAACGCCCGCGACTGGAACATCTCCCGGAACCGTTACTGGGGTTCGCCGATCCCGGTGTGGGTCTCCGACGACCCGGCCTACCCGCGCACCGACGTCTACGGTTCGCTGGACGAGCTGGAACGCGACTTCGGGGTGCGCCCGGCCAACCTGCACCGCCCGGAGATCGACGAGCTGACCCGGCCGAACCCGGACGACCCGACCGGGAAGTCGACGATGCGCCGGGTGCCGGAGGTGCTGGACTGCTGGTTCGAGTCCGGCTCGATGCCGTTCGCCCAGGTGCACTACCCGTTCGAGAACTCGGAGTGGTTCGAGCACCACTACCCGGGCGACTTCATCGTCGAGTACAACGGCCAGACCCGCGGCTGGTTCTACACGCTGCACGTGTTGGCGACCGCGCTGTTCGACCGCCCGGCCTTCGCCAACGTGCTGGCGCACGGCATCGTGCTGGGCCACGACGGCCTGAAGATGTCGAAATCTAAGCGCAACTACCCGGACGTCAACGAGGTCTTCGACCGCGATGGCTCGGACGCGATGCGCTGGTTCCTGATGTCCAGCCCGATCCTGCGCGGCGGCGACCTGGTGGTCACCGAGCGCGGCATCCGGGACGCGGTGCGGCAGGCGGTGCTGCCGCTGTGGAACTCCTGGTACTTCCTGGCGCTGTACGCCAACGCCGAAGGCGTCCCGGGCGAGTTCGAAGTGGATAGCAAGCACGTGCTGGACCGCTACGTCCTGGCCAAGACCCACGAGCTGGTCGGCGACGTGCAGTCCGCATTGGACACCTTCGACCTCGCCGGGGCCTGCGCGGAGGTGCGCGACTTCCTCGAGGTGCTGACCAACTGGTACGTGCGGCGGTCCCGAGACCGCTTCTGGGCCGGTGACCGGGATGCCATCAACACGCTGCACACCGTGCTGGAGGTGACCTGCCGGGTGGTGGCGCCGCTGCTGCCGCTGACCGCCGAGACGGTCTGGCGCGGGCTGACCGGCGGCCGCTCGGTGCACCTGGCGGACTGGCCCCTGGTCGACGAGTTGCCCGCGGACGCCGCGCTGGTGACCGCGATGGACGAGGTGCGCCAGGTGTGCTCGGCCGCGTCGGCGCTGCGCAAGTCCAACAAGCTGCGGGTGCGTTTGCCGCTGGCCAAGCTCGTGGTCGCCACCCCGGACGCGGAGGCGCTGCGGCCGTTCGCGGACCTGATCCGCGACGAGGTCAACGTAAAGGAGCTCGAGCTGAGCACCGACGTCGCCGCGCACTGTCACTTCGAGATCGCGGTTAACGCGCGGGCCGCGGGTCCGCGGCTGGGCCGCGACGTGCAGAAGGTGATCAAGGCGGTGAAGTCCGGCGAGTGGCAGCGCACCGGGGGCACCGGGGGCACCGTGGTCGCGGCGGGCATCGAGTTGCAGGACGGCGAGTTCGAGGAGCGCCTCGTCTCCACCGACCCCGGCGCGGCCTCGCCGCTGCCCGGCGGCAAGGGGCTGGTGGTGCTGGACACCGAGGTGACCCCGGAGCTGGCGGCCGAAGGCCTGGCCCGCGACGTGGTCCGGGTCGTCCAGCAGGCCCGCAAGGAGGCGGACTTCCAGGTCTCCGACCGGATCACGGTGGCGATCTCGGCACCGGCCGAGGTTCTGGCGGCCGTCGAGTCGCACCGCGACTTCATCGCGGGCGAAACCCTGGCGAACGCCGTCGAATCCGGCGATGTGGCGGACGGCTTCACCGGCAGCGTCGGGGAGGGCACCGAGATCAAGGTCGCCGTCACCAGGGTCTGA
- a CDS encoding aminotransferase class V-fold PLP-dependent enzyme codes for MSSAVIEIPAQSNVDYRIPAVVGGALQVPLVNGQRIGYANLDHAASAPCLESVQSAVNELLPWYASVHRGAGFASQVCTRVYEGARDELRNFVGARHTDSVIFTRNTTDALNLLGRALPRGTSVVVFDTEHHAALLPWTGPRVRRLPAPETPADAIAALDAALADCPEGPRLAVITGASNVTGELWPVAELARVARRRGARTVLDAAQLAPHRPVRIRELDIDYVAISGHKLYAPFGAGALIGRADWLNAAEPYLAGGGATRSVQERSVSWTTGPERHEAGSPNTVGVHALAKACATLAANWTDVIEHEEALLHRLRAGLRGVPGLRELRLFDADHDRVGVVSFTVDGQDPGLLAAALSAEHGIGVRDGLFCAHVATRRLLSRAGSDTERAVRVSVGLGSTAEHVDRLVNALRRLVAEGPTWRYEQVDGRWVPADDPRPAPAFLD; via the coding sequence ATGTCGTCTGCCGTCATCGAAATCCCGGCGCAGTCCAATGTGGACTACCGGATTCCCGCCGTGGTCGGCGGTGCGCTGCAGGTCCCGCTGGTCAACGGCCAGCGCATCGGATACGCGAATCTCGATCACGCGGCCAGCGCGCCATGCCTGGAGTCCGTGCAGTCGGCGGTGAACGAGCTGCTGCCCTGGTACGCGAGCGTGCATCGCGGCGCGGGGTTCGCCTCCCAGGTGTGCACCCGGGTCTACGAGGGAGCGCGCGACGAGCTGCGGAACTTCGTCGGCGCCCGCCACACCGACTCGGTGATCTTCACCCGCAACACCACCGACGCCCTGAACCTGCTGGGGCGCGCGCTGCCGCGCGGCACGTCCGTCGTGGTCTTCGACACCGAGCACCACGCCGCGCTGCTGCCCTGGACCGGCCCGCGGGTGCGCCGCCTGCCCGCGCCGGAGACGCCGGCGGACGCCATCGCCGCGCTCGATGCCGCGCTGGCCGACTGCCCGGAGGGACCGCGGCTCGCGGTGATCACGGGTGCCTCCAACGTCACCGGGGAGCTGTGGCCCGTCGCTGAGCTGGCGCGGGTGGCTCGCCGTCGCGGGGCCCGCACGGTTCTCGACGCCGCGCAGCTCGCGCCGCACCGGCCGGTCCGGATCCGCGAGCTCGACATCGACTACGTGGCGATCTCGGGGCACAAGCTCTACGCGCCGTTCGGTGCGGGCGCGCTGATCGGCCGCGCGGACTGGCTCAACGCCGCCGAGCCGTACCTGGCGGGTGGCGGCGCGACCCGGTCGGTGCAGGAGCGGTCGGTCAGCTGGACGACCGGGCCGGAGCGGCACGAGGCGGGCTCGCCGAACACCGTCGGCGTGCACGCGTTGGCCAAGGCCTGCGCGACGCTGGCGGCGAACTGGACGGACGTCATCGAGCACGAGGAAGCGCTGCTGCACCGGCTGCGGGCCGGGCTGCGCGGTGTGCCGGGGCTGCGCGAGCTCCGCCTGTTCGACGCCGATCACGACCGGGTCGGCGTGGTGAGCTTCACCGTCGACGGTCAGGACCCGGGCCTGCTGGCCGCGGCGCTTTCCGCGGAGCACGGCATCGGCGTCCGCGACGGCTTGTTCTGCGCGCACGTGGCCACCCGGCGGCTGCTCTCGCGGGCGGGCTCGGACACCGAGCGCGCGGTCCGCGTCAGCGTCGGGCTGGGCAGCACCGCGGAGCACGTCGACCGCCTTGTGAACGCGCTGCGGCGGCTGGTGGCCGAGGGCCCGACCTGGCGCTACGAACAGGTCGACGGCCGCTGGGTGCCCGCTGACGACCCGCGCCCCGCGCCCGCCTTCCTCGACTGA
- the lspA gene encoding signal peptidase II: MVVVSTEQSSPRESSAEQAGTEPTAAEQASETQTGAAQQSPKRGSGKLLGLLGGVAVVALGVDILTKVAVVANLEGNPPVELFGGLLYLDVLRNPGAAFSLATGMTWLLALLAIAVVGVIIWLAPKLRSPGWAVGLGLVLGGACGNLVDRIFRAPGPLQGHVVDFLSVFAPGGSVWPVFNVADSCIVCGGILVVLMSLLGRDYDGTVHRKKKASKS, from the coding sequence ATGGTGGTCGTGAGCACCGAGCAGTCCTCCCCGAGGGAGTCCTCAGCAGAGCAGGCGGGCACCGAGCCGACCGCCGCAGAACAGGCGTCCGAGACGCAGACCGGGGCGGCGCAGCAGTCGCCCAAGCGCGGGTCCGGGAAGCTGCTCGGGTTGTTGGGCGGGGTCGCCGTGGTGGCCCTGGGCGTCGACATCCTCACCAAGGTCGCAGTCGTGGCGAACTTGGAGGGCAACCCGCCGGTCGAGCTGTTCGGCGGCCTGCTCTATCTCGACGTGCTGCGCAACCCCGGTGCCGCGTTCTCGCTGGCCACCGGCATGACGTGGCTGCTCGCGCTGCTTGCGATCGCCGTCGTCGGGGTGATCATCTGGCTGGCGCCGAAGCTGCGCTCGCCGGGTTGGGCGGTGGGCCTCGGCCTGGTGCTCGGCGGGGCCTGCGGCAACCTGGTCGACCGGATCTTCCGCGCCCCCGGCCCCCTGCAGGGGCACGTGGTGGACTTCCTGTCGGTGTTCGCCCCGGGTGGCTCGGTGTGGCCGGTGTTCAACGTCGCCGACTCGTGCATCGTCTGCGGCGGCATCCTGGTCGTGCTGATGTCGCTGCTGGGCCGCGACTACGACGGCACGGTGCACCGCAAGAAGAAGGCTTCGAAGTCGTGA
- a CDS encoding RluA family pseudouridine synthase produces MRVDAGLSKLLGLSRSAVASLAESGDVLVDGNPAGKSDRLAAGAWLEVTLPPAQQPLQVVAVPVEGLRILHQDDDIVVVDKPIGVAVHPSPGWEGPTVVGGLAAAGVRIATSGAAERQGVVHRLDAGTTGVMVVAKSEHAYSVLKRAFKERTVDKRYHAVVQGHPDPSRGTIDAPIDRHPRHDYKFAVVTGGKPSITHYETVEAFRAASLVDVKLETGRTHQIRVHFAAIKHPCVGDLTYGADPVLAQRLAITRQWLHARSLSFEHPSGGWATFESQYTADLQHALDELRDQDG; encoded by the coding sequence ATGCGGGTGGACGCGGGCCTCTCGAAGCTGCTGGGCCTGTCCCGCAGCGCCGTCGCCTCGCTGGCGGAATCCGGTGACGTGCTCGTCGACGGCAACCCGGCCGGCAAGTCGGACCGGTTGGCCGCCGGGGCGTGGCTGGAGGTGACGCTGCCGCCGGCTCAACAGCCGCTGCAGGTCGTCGCGGTGCCGGTAGAGGGCCTGCGGATCTTGCACCAGGACGACGACATCGTCGTGGTTGACAAGCCGATCGGCGTCGCGGTGCACCCGAGTCCTGGCTGGGAAGGACCGACGGTGGTCGGCGGGCTCGCCGCGGCGGGCGTGCGCATCGCGACTTCCGGGGCCGCCGAGCGGCAGGGCGTCGTGCACCGGCTGGACGCGGGCACCACCGGTGTCATGGTCGTCGCCAAGAGCGAGCACGCGTACTCGGTGCTCAAGCGCGCCTTCAAGGAACGCACCGTCGACAAGCGGTACCACGCCGTGGTGCAGGGGCACCCGGACCCGAGCCGCGGCACCATCGACGCGCCGATCGACCGGCATCCGCGCCACGACTACAAGTTCGCGGTCGTCACCGGCGGCAAGCCCAGCATCACCCACTACGAGACGGTGGAGGCTTTCCGCGCGGCATCGCTGGTGGACGTGAAGCTCGAAACCGGGCGCACGCACCAGATCCGGGTGCACTTCGCGGCGATCAAGCACCCCTGCGTCGGTGACCTGACCTACGGCGCGGACCCGGTGCTGGCCCAGCGGCTCGCCATCACCAGGCAGTGGTTGCACGCGCGCAGCCTCTCGTTCGAGCACCCGTCCGGCGGCTGGGCCACCTTCGAGAGCCAGTACACCGCCGATCTCCAGCACGCGCTGGACGAGCTCCGCGACCAGGACGGTTGA
- a CDS encoding NAD(P)(+) transhydrogenase (Re/Si-specific) subunit beta, which produces MITLRSVLYILAFALFIYGLMGLTGPRTAVRGNAIAAAGMVVAVVATLLTPGLSNWWLIVLGLVIGTVIGVPAARRVKMTAMPQMVALFNGVGGGAVALTAWVEFRETIGFQGEPANVAIATLFAAIIGSISFWGSLVAFGKLQEIVPGRPITVGRLQMPLNVLLLAGAVGCAVAIGLGGSAELLLVAVLVLAGLAGIAVVLPIGGADMPVVVSLLNAFTGLSAAAAGLALSNTAMIVAGMLVGASGSILTDQMAKAMNRSIPSIVAGGFGGGEAAAPAVTGGGTVRSVSAADVAVQLAYAGQVIVVPGYGMAVAQAQHAVQDMAKLLADKGVVVDYAIHPVAGRMPGHMNVLLAEADVPYEQLKEMDEINDEFARTDVALVIGANDVTNPAARTDPNSPIYGMPILNVDQAKAVIVLKRSMRAGFAGVDNPLYTDPKTTMLFGDAKSSVREVVEELKAL; this is translated from the coding sequence ATGATCACGCTGCGATCGGTGCTCTACATCCTGGCGTTCGCGCTGTTCATCTACGGCCTGATGGGGCTGACCGGCCCGCGCACCGCGGTGCGGGGCAACGCCATCGCCGCGGCCGGCATGGTGGTCGCCGTCGTCGCCACGCTGCTCACCCCGGGCCTGAGCAACTGGTGGCTGATCGTGTTGGGCCTAGTGATCGGCACGGTCATCGGGGTACCGGCCGCGCGGCGGGTGAAGATGACCGCGATGCCGCAGATGGTCGCGCTGTTCAACGGCGTCGGCGGCGGCGCGGTGGCGCTGACCGCGTGGGTGGAGTTCCGGGAGACCATCGGTTTCCAGGGCGAACCCGCCAACGTGGCGATCGCGACGCTGTTCGCGGCGATCATCGGATCGATCTCGTTCTGGGGCTCGCTAGTCGCCTTCGGCAAGCTGCAGGAGATCGTGCCGGGCCGCCCGATCACCGTCGGCCGCCTGCAGATGCCGCTGAACGTGCTGCTGCTGGCCGGGGCGGTCGGCTGCGCCGTGGCGATCGGGCTGGGCGGCAGCGCCGAACTGCTGCTGGTGGCGGTGCTGGTGCTGGCGGGGCTGGCCGGGATCGCGGTGGTGCTGCCGATCGGCGGGGCCGACATGCCGGTGGTGGTGTCGCTGCTCAACGCGTTCACCGGGCTGTCCGCGGCGGCGGCCGGGCTGGCGTTGAGCAACACCGCGATGATCGTGGCGGGCATGCTGGTGGGCGCGTCCGGTTCGATCCTCACCGACCAGATGGCCAAGGCGATGAACAGGTCGATCCCGTCGATCGTGGCCGGTGGGTTCGGCGGCGGCGAGGCCGCGGCACCGGCGGTCACCGGCGGCGGCACGGTGCGCTCGGTCAGCGCGGCGGACGTGGCGGTCCAGCTCGCCTACGCGGGTCAGGTGATCGTGGTGCCCGGCTACGGCATGGCGGTCGCGCAGGCCCAGCACGCCGTGCAGGACATGGCGAAGTTGTTGGCGGACAAGGGGGTCGTCGTCGACTACGCGATCCACCCGGTCGCGGGCCGGATGCCCGGCCACATGAACGTGCTGCTCGCCGAAGCGGACGTGCCCTACGAGCAGCTGAAGGAGATGGACGAGATCAACGACGAGTTCGCCCGCACCGACGTCGCGCTGGTGATCGGCGCCAACGACGTCACCAACCCGGCGGCCCGAACCGACCCGAACTCGCCGATCTACGGCATGCCGATCCTCAACGTCGACCAGGCGAAGGCGGTCATCGTCCTGAAGCGCTCGATGCGAGCGGGCTTCGCGGGAGTGGACAATCCGCTCTACACCGACCCGAAGACCACGATGCTCTTCGGCGACGCGAAGTCCTCGGTCCGAGAAGTGGTCGAAGAGCTCAAAGCGCTGTAG